The DNA region AGATTTTATACAACAACATCTGTGAAGTAGATACAAATAGATAATAAACTTATTGTAAAGCAAAAGTTTCAATTGGTGTCATATTTGATTAGTTTGAAGTATTGTGCTAGCtgataaaaattttcaagacaTTTAAAaggagttttatttttattttttcaattattttgtaaactatatttggtttttgataAAAAGATATTATCTAGGTTTCAACAACTcgttaatttttaagaaatttaattatattaatttaaacgATAGCAATTAAGATAGTTAATTTGCTTTAggttcccttttatttttagcCCTTAAAGctctaaaaatagttttattctAACAAAGTTCAAACTAAACAATGGAACATGCATGATTAATTAACATCAATTCTGTATTGAAagtagttttgaatttttattgagaaagagaaagcagTGATTGGCTGTCCTTCCAGCCAATATTTTCCTTTGACATAGACTCattcataattattttatttttatttttattttaactaatgTTATTGACGAGCTGGATAACCCGCGGATGCACATATATGCGTATACCTTGCAGGAAAAGTTCAGCTTAGGCCGGTTGGTGAGGAAAGTTTCACCAATTCCATATTTACTGTGCAGAAGTCATATACCCTTAACTCAATCAATTGGGACAGCTACCTGGGGGGAAAACTTATGTACATTTAACCAAACCTAGATCATCACatctaagaaaatatttaaagaaatattatgttcataatatctttataacaaattttaaatagcAGATTAGCTATTATTGatagacaaaaaattaatttcaatggTAAGTATAGATTTCAATGGTAAGTTTGAATTATTACTAACGACTTACCATCcatgatttattatgaaattattatgaaaatgttatggatattatcaattcaatattttatgtGCACACAAGTCATATGTACGTACGTATGATGTATCCTAACTGCAAGTAACTCAAACTGGGGAAAGCTACATGGGGGAAACCTTGTGTAAGTTCaatattaaattgacttttgcactggaaagaaaataaagaaagaagacagaggacaaaaaatgttataaacgTGGGTTGACTACCTTGCTTCAGTGCTTGGATGTAAATTGTAAGACTAGTATTCCACGTTTGTGGacaaccattttattttattttttttatatgggtGCACTCAACCTTTTGTATTTGGCAATTtgccaaattaattttttaacataaGAATGACCAtatatttccattaaaaaactgttaaatatatattaacccATTAATATATgctcaaatttaattttattttgtttgcaaTCTTAGGTCTCCTATTTGTACTAAAAGTATATtagtttagagtttagtctattACAAATACCCTTATTAAGATTCATTGTAATACatgatttgtattttattattatatataaaagatgtaACCCTTAAGAGTTTTCTCCATAGACTCTAAATAGTTATAGTGAATCacttttatgcttttattttgGCATCTATTATAGCATATTTAACAGGGtatatcaatgctaatattcaacaacaaaaagataTAATTTAAGAAAGTGGTAAACTATACGGAACTTGGGAGAGGCCAGGGAGAGCTCCTCCATCCTAGGTCCCTAGCCAAAGAAgagtggttttttattttatttttatttttaaagccaATGCCCTGACCTAAGGCACTCCGTAACCAATGATGCAACATAtgaattatcaataaaattacaactacTGCCGCATTgacttccaaaaataaataaagttgaaCAAGTCGCTTCCCattaattatgaatttatgagCTTTCTTAACGATCAAGATTAATTGAACCCTTCTACAGTTCTACTTCTACTAAGGGTGACAGTATTTGACAATGACAGAGGCGAGCACTATGAAATTCATAAATTGATTTATAACCTTCCTAGAAATAGCAAGTCTTCCataactttcttttttaaaaattttctgaaATGAGACCTGTATAAAGTCTGCATGTCTTGTAAGGTAAATAGTTTTGCATCcaacaaaagagagaagaaaatggaGTTTCTTACATAGCTTTCAAATAATCCTCGTGAGAGAAAATATATATGCTtgtatttttacaattaatatttatttacattttttttcttcggatacataaattttgttaattagtaACTCGTTTTGTGCCACTTAATGAATTGAAAATCATGCTGTTACATATTGCAGCAATGGCAATCACCAGTGTGTTCTTCTTCTTGTATGCATCTTCATGAGGAATGCGCTTTAGCTTCTGCTTCTGGCTCCATTACTCACCCATTCTTCAAGAACAGCCACTTCATATTTCATGATAATGAGCCTCAATCTGACACTATATTACTTTGTGTTGCATGTGGCAAGAATGTTCAAGGTTTCATGTACAAGTCTTCAAGTAACAAAGCACATGTACTTCAGACTTGTTGTTTGAAGCTCCCACATAATAAGACTAATGATGAAGGGGTGAATGTAAATCTTCGTAAAAATTTGTCACTGACATCAAGGTGTCAAATATGCCAAAGTAGGAAAATTTCAAAGGAGATTAAGGGCTGGGCCTATGTTTCCAACTGTGGCAAACACCATTATCATGTGGCATGCGTGAAGAAGCTGATTTTCAACAATTTGAACACTGTTCAAGTCCTTGAACCAACTGATGGTGGAGAAAGCAACAACAGTAACCTGATTTTGCAAGTATTGCAGCAAAGTGGCTTAGCTGGAACGAATGTCCGTGAGTTTAGCTTTCCAATTTTGACATTAATTCTTAAGGTCATTATTTCTGCCATCTCCGGAAATGTGTCATCTATCGTTCTTAATATTACAGATTATTTAGGCTTAGGCTAGCATATATGTTTTCTTAGAAGAAGAGTGTGTTAGGCGGTTCCTTCTTACATGAAGGTGGTATCTTatgtaaataataaatctctCATGTGAGAGAGGCCGATTTCTCccaaaagaagatgatgaagaagtgTATGCACGGTTAAGTAGCGGCTGcaattgcttttctttttgtagAAATTTTCTACATAATTAGCCACCTTCAAATCAAAATTGACCTTTTGCCTATGTTATAATCTTCTTGTTATACATGTGGTATATACTTGTATAAACTCTCAAAATCTTGATTGTGTGGTGTTGCTTaatgttttgtttatattaagggtctgtttgggatccgcttattttattgaaattgaaaactttttgctaaaagtactgtaaataaagataaaagttagttgaaataatacgataagatccatgaatagtatcaaaaagtgcagtaggacctatgaataataaaaaaaaaaaagctaaatagtaaaataagttgacaaaaataatcttaCCAAACAAACACTAATTATATGTTTGGCTATTATATTTGCAATACCCATTGAATTTAGCCAAGAGGGAAAATGATAGAAATCCACTACGTCTTGATAAAGGGAGAAGATTCCCAGAAGAAGtttaatttgataattcttTTGGGAGTGAAAGAAAATTCATGATAAGAGCTACGTAAGAGAGATTAAACGTTGCAATCCTTATTGAGTAAAGTGGATTTGATAATCATTCTTGCACTCTGTGTGTGAGTTCTTGTTGATTTATTTTCCATTACTGTTGTTTGTTTAAATCTTTGAGTGTTATTGCACAACAAGTGGTAACAAAACTTCCGCTACATTGATTGGATGACAAATctctttatctatttttttgtaaaaaaaaaaaaaaaaatcgagacTTGTACTATAATAAATCTCAATATATAGTGGCCTAAGACCTCTGAGTTTGAAATCTTTAGGCATTGAATgcgttttctttttaatgaaaaatggaggaataaaaaaaattaggttgattttttttttccgtccTGCATTGTATTGTATGTCCTATTGAggatacatttatttattttttttaattattaagaaaagaaaagaaaatagtttaaataattttttgggattcatgttaatatattatttcaGGATATAATTCAAAAGTTTATTTAAGCTTtgtaaataactttttttttcaaggtcCGTTAGATCATCCATCTTTAcccataaaaatataattatgttaTATATGATTCTGATccgtatatgtatatatttatgaattttatgTGGATAAATGGACAATTTGTGGCATTCTATGTGCTTAATTTCTAGGTATAGTAGTGTTCCTCTGAACAAGTAACGTCTATAAATAATTCAGGGTCCATATCGTTTGATCATATATGTGAAGAGAACATAAAACTTTTCATGAGgtaaatgataatatatatatatatatatatatatatatatatatatatatatatatatatatatatatatatatatattattaatttgatatgGCGAACCGAGGAAGATGCTTAGCTTATATTGCTTGAATTTTTACAAATGATTATAATTTCTTATATGGGTGAAAATAAAGctttaatttgatcaaattgTTACATCATGCTtgaatattaaagaaaaaacaattaaagcTCTTTCCGGCcaatatttataatttcttaatCTTGATAATCAAGGccctatttggatttttttttcatcactcatcactccttACTCAATTTTCGTCATTCATCACTCACCACTCCTTACTCATCACTTAAaacatttcaattttctaataCCCAcctgttttgtttttgttttcacttcATATCACTCAAATATTTCCACATTTTTGTAGGTCCCATACCTGAGCTAAGTGTCAAACCCTTTCATAcccacaaacccacaaaaaaaaaataaaatacaaaacccaaatcgGAACTGCTACCCACCACCACTGCACTCACCACCACAAAAAAGTACTCACCATCATCACTCATGTATCAGGCGTttttaaatggatttttttcAAGTTGGATTTTGTTGAATATAAGTTAGGCAACATTTTATTTGGGCTCTACAACAATTTAGCTCTTGAGGAGCTTCTCttgaggttgaattttttttttaattatttataattgtaatattttatgaaatttaggGCTAGAAAACTAGTTATAAGCATTAAGGGTCTTGAAACTCAATTAGTTAACTAATTATAAAtgacaaacaaataaataaaagactaaGGAATAAAATAAGAGTTAATACAATACCTCTCATAAAACAACCCaatataatcattaaaaaaaaacaaaaagcaaattGATCTCCATGGGAGGAGATTCATAAATCAGAAAATCTTACTGTAAGGAAGCTCTCTTCTTTGCCAAGTAGTCAGCAGACTCAGCACATTGATTAACCTCGATTCAATCATTAATTACTTAATTGTTTCACTGCAACATGAagattttggttttggattgTAATAAAGGCGagtgaaaataaattatacatattttcattGATGATTtagaaaacacaaataaaaagtaGACTTATTTATTCGGATTAAGatcttttataacttttttgaTAACTCtatccaggaaaaaaaaaattgacgaAGGGAAACACAAAGAAATTCATaatatgactttgtattactttATGAGCTTTCTTGGCGATGAAAATTGAACAAGACAACACGTCTTCCAAGGTTTTCGGTGACCAAAATGTACAAAAGAGAGTACGATGAAATTTGTAATATGAACTATAAGCTTTCTCAGAAATCAAGAATTTGAGCAACTTCTGCCAAACATTCTCTTTATCAAGAAAAGTCAAAAGAACGTCCAAATGCATATATGTAAGactttttataaataaaggaaaaacaatttatCATCCTTAATTCAGTCATTACctttttctcaagaaaaaaaaaaaaagtcattaccTCCAacatgtcataatttttttttttatattctataaATCAACTAATGtaataatataaattgaaaaactatgtataaatttaattgggatTAAAGCTTTGTTAGGTTTGCTTTTTGATTTCTCACACACATAATTACGTTatggttaaaaagaaaaaagaaaaaaagaaaagacaccataattacatttttcaaggctaaatcataataattttctttcgTTACTACAAAATCTCACATAAATTGCTGGCTTGAATATTTGTTAATATCTTcatatgtttctaaaaaaaaaaaaaaagatcacaCTTCATATTGAgatatttcaaaacaaaacacacaataCATTTGGTGTTTTATTAATAATGAAGAATAAACACCgatcaaatataatataattattttagtaGCTTTAGTAATTAAGTGAGAGAGAAAGTTCTAGCCATGTTTCATAAACTCATAATAACATTGCTATTTAAAAAGCCCAGAatgaaaatgaacaaaaactAAAAGCGTTTAAAGCTGTGGCataagatagagttgttttttgaaaaattttagtgAAGAACCACTTCTATaaaatgtcatatttttaattgattctgttgatttatttattttttatgctagtaaatattgaaaaatataaaaaaaaaaaaactatttttatataaagttttctatcaaaataaacaaagagTCCGTTTGGGTAACACTGAACACGTCCAGCgttcagcatttttttttttttttttttcactgccGCATCGGTTCTTTAGGAGACAAAGGTCACTGTGCGTGCACAGTATGCGCACTGTTCACGTACTGTGTGCGCACTATTCACgtacttttcagcaattttttaattaaaaatgagtctcacggtactatttacacatttaaaaattatttttctacagtattttcagttttcagtttttaatttttaatttttaactgtATCTAAATGGACCCAAAGTGTAAACATAACTCTATCTTATtcgaaaaaagtaaaaaagaaaactgtACGAAATTCATAGCATGActatattatgaatttatgaacTTTGGTAGCGGTCAAGACTCCCACTAATAATCACTTATGTCCTTTCTCAGCAAGCAAAATCGTACGAGTACTTTTCTTCTGCTTAATTGTGGAGGTAATAAAACTGACAACGACAAAAGAGATCACAACGAAATTAATAACTCGATTTATGAGCCTTCCTAGAAATCAATAATTGAGAAAGAGTcatccataatttttttaatttcaaaaattcttttttgtttcagtTTGTGAAATGAGACTTATATAAAGCCTTGTAAGGGCAATTATTTTTCATtccttacaagttacaaccaACAAAAGctaaggagaagaaaataaagtttCTTACATAGCTTTGGAATTAATAATTCTGGTGAGTAAATATATatgctttgtatttttttcataaatatttatttatattttttttttctttggatacaaaattttgttaataaCTCTTTTTGTGCCACTTGTTGAATTGAAAACCATGTATCATcaccaccattttttttcttcttctgtgcAATCTCTTTTCTCcatatataatcataatatattttaaaaatattattatgaaccattttttttatttgatcaaaCTCCaaattcatgtttattttcACTTAAATTGTCCAGGAATTTTGAGATCCACAAGAAACAGGCTAGCCATTGACTTGCTTGTGAAGTCAATCTTCTGAGAAGATATGGCGAGAATTACTGAGATACAACATCCCAGCCACAGACATCGGCTTACACTGTTCACAAGTATCCAAACTTCTTTCCAGTGTGATGGATGTAAAGAGCGAGGGCTTGAGTCATGTTACAAGTGTAACGAAGGGAATTGTACCTTTCATCTTCATGAATATTGCGCCTTAGCTTCTGGTTCTGGTCCCATCACTCACCAATTCTTCAACAATTGCAGCTTCACATTTCATGGTGAGTATCTAGCTGACAATAGAAACTGTGTTGCATGTGGGAAGAGAGTCAGAGGGTTCATGTACGAGTGTTCAAGCAACGAAGCACTCGTACTTCACCCTCGCTGTTTGAAGCTCCCACATAGCAAGACTACTTCTGATCATGAGGTGAGTGTAACTCTTCGTGAACAGGTCTCACTCATGAGATCAAAGTGTCAGATATGCAACAGGAGGAAACTTTCAGAAAATATTAAGGGCTGGGCCTATGTTTCCGATTGTGGCAAACACCGATATCATGCGGCATGTGTGGAGGACATGATTTTCAACAATTTGCACAATGTTCAAGTCCTTGCACCAACTGAAGGAAGCAACACAAGTACCTTGAATTTGCAAGTGCAGCAAAGTGTCTTCAATGGGAAGAATTTCCGCAAGTATGgtggaagaataataaaattgattgttGAGGTCATTATTTCTGCCATCTTCGGAGATGCATTCACTATCATTCTTACTCTTGTAGATGCTATACAACGAAACTAGCATGCTTTCTTCAAAGAAGaattggttttctttttggagaaattttcttcaaaattaaaataagatcGTTTCAATTTCAATATGTTGTTCTGCAGGACGAAGATAGCATCATGTTGACTGGTGTTGTTGGTTTAATCTGCTTTTCATTTGCTCGAATGTCAAGACTCACTTGGCAACATCttgttttttagttaaaattcactttttcttttgtaacCTCTAGCATTTGTTCTACTTGTGATCCCATTATTTTATAGTGAAAGTTTTTAATAAACTAGGAACAGtggttttttccttcttcattgGAGAATTTTCCATGTGATAATTTAATATCTTGATTGtctgaattttttgtttatattaaaattatgtttGGCTAGTTTATTTGGAACACCCGCCATTGCATTTGCACAAAGAGGGAAAAATGATATAATTCAGTTGTGTGTTGTATTACTTAATTGGCTATTTTCCCAACAAAGAGTTTCATTTGATAGAGGAGAAAACTCTAATAAGAAGAGTAATTTGATTGTTCTTATGGGGTTAAAATAAGAGTTGTGCAAGAGGGTTTGAGCATTGTTATCCTCATTGATTATAGTTGATATAGGTAGGTTGTTTGTTAAACCACCCAAATTCTTCTATTCTTTATATGTGTACTTGTTTAATTGTCTGTTCTTATTGTTATTTCATTATTAGTTTAAACTCTTGAGTTTTATTCCCCAAGTGGAAAGAAAAATTCCACCAAATTGAACGACAGTTCTTTATCATCTTTGTTAAAGAAAATCCAGTCTTGTAAATTGTAACAAACTAGCCTCTCAATAGTCAATATTGTCAAAAAAGATTTATTGGccaaaaaaggaaattaaaggAAACCTACCGGTTTATTCACTGATCCAAGACTAGGATTAAGAATTGTTCTCAGGATAATTTAATCTTAGC from Castanea sativa cultivar Marrone di Chiusa Pesio chromosome 6, ASM4071231v1 includes:
- the LOC142638072 gene encoding uncharacterized protein LOC142638072, whose amino-acid sequence is MSCKQWQSPVCSSSCMHLHEECALASASGSITHPFFKNSHFIFHDNEPQSDTILLCVACGKNVQGFMYKSSSNKAHVLQTCCLKLPHNKTNDEGVNVNLRKNLSLTSRCQICQSRKISKEIKGWAYVSNCGKHHYHVACVKKLIFNNLNTVQVLEPTDGGESNNSNLILQVLQQSGLAGTNVREFSFPILTLILKVIISAISGNVSSIVLNITDYLGLG